One window of the Natrinema sp. CBA1119 genome contains the following:
- a CDS encoding class I adenylate-forming enzyme family protein, producing MTNLVTDVAETVEEHPDSAAIAYEGTELSYEEFWERTGQFAQALEDRGIGEGDRVGIYLPNLPQFVTAFYGTLRAGGIIVPMNPQYKAREISHMLGDSGAKAVVALADLVPNVLEVQDDTEVEQVISVGADVEGATEFDDFLADETKDIVDRADDDIAVQPYTSGTTGTPKGVLLTHHNIGWTTRANADVPPGGFQASDRLVGTLPLFHIYGMSVVMNGAMYSGGTYYPVSEWDAPTVMDLLEDENITIMFGVPAMFNDMINQPDAESYEFEALRFVNSGGSSLPIEVLERFEELWGVELYEGYGLTETSPVTHANRGDARRKGSIGRPLEGVESKIVDSAERSSADHSGGDEPPEDEVFEEVPRVEEGPIDEEEAAIHDITGELVIHGPNVMKEYYGLPEANDEAFTYENGKRWFHTGDIGYWDEDDFFYVVDREKHMIVTGGYNVYPREVEELLFEHPDVADAAVVGIPDERRGETVKAFIVPTPDAEATPEDIKQYCLENLAEYKHPREVEFVEELPRTTTGKVQKFELRDES from the coding sequence ATGACAAATCTCGTGACGGACGTCGCCGAGACCGTCGAGGAACATCCGGACTCGGCCGCGATCGCGTATGAGGGGACGGAACTGAGCTACGAGGAGTTCTGGGAGCGAACCGGCCAGTTCGCGCAGGCCCTCGAGGACCGCGGGATCGGCGAGGGCGACCGCGTCGGGATCTACCTGCCGAACCTGCCGCAGTTCGTCACGGCCTTTTACGGCACCCTGCGCGCCGGCGGGATCATCGTTCCGATGAATCCCCAGTACAAGGCTCGAGAGATCAGCCACATGCTCGGCGACAGCGGGGCCAAAGCCGTCGTCGCGCTGGCCGATCTCGTTCCGAACGTCCTCGAGGTCCAGGATGACACCGAGGTCGAACAGGTGATCAGCGTGGGTGCGGACGTCGAGGGGGCCACCGAGTTCGACGACTTCCTCGCCGACGAGACGAAGGACATCGTCGACCGCGCAGACGACGACATCGCGGTCCAGCCCTACACGTCGGGGACCACCGGTACGCCAAAGGGCGTCCTCCTCACGCATCACAACATCGGCTGGACGACGCGAGCGAACGCGGACGTCCCGCCAGGCGGGTTTCAGGCCTCCGACCGGCTCGTCGGTACCCTGCCCCTGTTTCACATCTACGGCATGTCCGTCGTCATGAACGGCGCGATGTACAGCGGCGGCACCTACTACCCCGTCTCCGAGTGGGATGCCCCGACCGTGATGGACCTCCTCGAGGATGAAAACATCACGATCATGTTCGGCGTGCCGGCGATGTTCAACGACATGATCAACCAACCCGACGCCGAGAGCTACGAGTTCGAGGCGCTTCGCTTCGTCAACTCCGGCGGCTCGAGCCTGCCGATCGAGGTCTTAGAGCGCTTCGAGGAGCTGTGGGGCGTCGAGCTCTACGAGGGGTACGGGCTGACCGAGACGAGCCCGGTCACCCACGCCAACCGCGGGGACGCTCGCCGGAAGGGGAGTATCGGCCGGCCGCTCGAGGGCGTCGAGTCGAAGATCGTCGATAGCGCGGAACGAAGTTCCGCTGACCATTCGGGCGGCGACGAGCCGCCCGAAGACGAGGTGTTCGAGGAAGTTCCCCGCGTCGAAGAAGGGCCGATCGACGAGGAGGAGGCCGCGATCCACGATATCACGGGCGAGCTCGTCATCCACGGCCCCAACGTGATGAAAGAGTACTACGGACTGCCCGAGGCTAACGACGAGGCCTTCACGTACGAGAACGGCAAGCGCTGGTTCCACACCGGCGACATCGGCTACTGGGACGAGGACGACTTCTTCTACGTCGTCGACCGCGAGAAGCACATGATCGTCACCGGCGGCTACAACGTCTATCCGCGCGAAGTCGAGGAGCTCCTCTTCGAGCACCCCGACGTAGCCGACGCCGCCGTCGTCGGGATCCCGGACGAGCGCCGCGGCGAGACCGTGAAAGCGTTCATCGTCCCGACTCCCGACGCCGAGGCGACCCCCGAGGACATCAAGCAGTACTGCCTCGAGAACCTCGCGGAGTACAAACACCCCCGTGAGGTCGAGTTCGTCGAGGAACTCCCGCGGACGACGACCGGCAAGGTCCAGAAGTTCGAACTCCGCGACGAGTCGTAG
- a CDS encoding acyl-CoA dehydrogenase family protein, which translates to MAFTLSDEHEAIRDAVREFGENEMVPVAEEHDQEGKYPEELRKKAAEYDFVAPSIPLEYGGAGMDKIASTIVTEELWRADPGIGSAIGSAGFGSNMIIEFGDEWMKEEWLPKIANGEIASVSMISEPAHGSNVAGIETQADKDGDEYVANGNKMWITNGTVADVGVLMAKTNPGEGHRGITAFLVDMDWDGIKTEKIDNKLGIRASDLAEVIIDDVRIPEENVIGEVDKGFYQLMEFFAAGRTNVAAQAVGAAQGALDAAIEYANQREQFDQKISEFQAIQHKIAEMATKVEAARSLTYRAATQVEQENQDIAAQYSSMAKYFASEISVEVADEGIQVHGGSGYVTDYPAERYYRDARITKIYEGTSEIQKNIIADQIL; encoded by the coding sequence ATGGCATTCACCCTGTCCGACGAACACGAGGCGATTCGCGACGCCGTCCGCGAGTTCGGCGAAAACGAGATGGTACCGGTCGCCGAGGAACATGACCAGGAAGGGAAGTACCCCGAGGAACTCCGCAAGAAGGCCGCCGAGTACGACTTCGTCGCACCGAGTATCCCGCTCGAGTACGGCGGTGCCGGGATGGACAAGATCGCCAGCACCATCGTCACCGAGGAACTCTGGCGTGCCGACCCGGGAATCGGTTCGGCCATCGGGAGTGCCGGCTTCGGCTCGAACATGATCATCGAGTTCGGCGACGAGTGGATGAAAGAGGAGTGGCTCCCCAAGATCGCAAACGGCGAGATTGCGTCCGTGTCCATGATCTCCGAGCCCGCCCACGGCTCGAACGTGGCCGGCATCGAGACGCAGGCCGACAAGGACGGCGACGAGTACGTCGCCAACGGCAACAAGATGTGGATCACCAACGGGACCGTCGCCGACGTCGGCGTCCTCATGGCCAAGACGAACCCCGGCGAGGGCCACCGCGGCATCACCGCCTTCCTCGTCGACATGGACTGGGATGGCATCAAGACCGAGAAGATCGACAACAAACTCGGTATCCGCGCCTCCGACCTCGCCGAAGTCATCATCGACGACGTTCGCATCCCCGAGGAGAACGTCATCGGCGAAGTCGACAAGGGCTTCTATCAGTTGATGGAGTTCTTCGCCGCCGGCCGGACTAACGTCGCCGCCCAGGCAGTCGGTGCCGCCCAGGGTGCGCTCGACGCCGCTATCGAGTACGCCAACCAGCGCGAGCAGTTCGACCAGAAGATCTCCGAGTTTCAGGCCATCCAGCACAAGATCGCCGAGATGGCCACCAAGGTCGAGGCCGCCCGCTCGCTGACGTATCGTGCGGCGACCCAGGTCGAGCAGGAGAACCAGGACATCGCCGCGCAGTACTCGAGCATGGCGAAGTACTTCGCGAGCGAGATTTCGGTCGAAGTCGCCGACGAGGGCATTCAGGTCCACGGTGGCTCGGGCTACGTGACGGACTACCCCGCCGAACGCTACTACCGCGACGCCCGCATCACGAAGATCTACGAGGGTACCAGCGAGATCCAGAAGAACATCATCGCCGACCAGATTCTGTAA
- a CDS encoding thiolase family protein, with protein sequence MSDSQPVVVQAVRTPQGKHGGVYAETGSEELSVPLVNEMLERTGLSGEDVDDIRWGCAKQVNEQSNNIARVIALLSDLGEGVPGTTIDRLCASSAEAIMSASDAIRAGQREVIVAGGVENMSRNERRKGIDSYAGIAEQYDAAGLAMGQTAETVAREYDISREEQDAYGARSQQRAVEATEDGRFDDEIVPIETDDGIVTEDEGLRPGTTAEKIAGLPPAFEEEGTVTAANASQVSDGASGVLITSREFAEERGLEIMAEIEDHNVAGVDPTVMGIGPVPAVRGIWERNGRSADDYDLVELNEAFASQTIYCRDELGFDDDSFNVNGGAIAIGHPLGASGARLPVTLIHELQRRGGGLGLSTMCVGYGQGAAVEFRVPERSGRLE encoded by the coding sequence ATGAGCGACAGCCAGCCAGTCGTCGTGCAGGCGGTCAGGACTCCACAGGGGAAACACGGCGGCGTCTACGCCGAAACCGGGAGCGAAGAGCTCTCGGTGCCGTTAGTAAACGAGATGCTCGAGCGAACGGGACTTTCCGGCGAGGACGTCGACGATATCCGGTGGGGGTGTGCCAAGCAGGTCAACGAACAGAGCAACAACATTGCGCGGGTCATCGCCCTCCTCTCCGATCTCGGCGAGGGAGTCCCGGGCACCACTATCGACCGCCTCTGTGCCTCCTCGGCGGAGGCGATCATGAGCGCCAGCGACGCCATCCGGGCGGGCCAGCGCGAGGTCATCGTCGCGGGCGGCGTGGAGAACATGTCTCGCAACGAACGTCGGAAGGGGATCGACTCCTACGCCGGCATCGCGGAACAGTACGACGCGGCCGGCCTCGCGATGGGCCAGACCGCCGAGACGGTCGCCCGCGAGTACGACATCTCTCGCGAGGAACAGGACGCGTACGGTGCCCGGAGCCAGCAGCGCGCGGTCGAGGCGACCGAGGACGGCAGGTTTGACGACGAAATCGTCCCCATCGAAACGGACGACGGGATCGTCACCGAGGACGAGGGGCTCCGTCCCGGCACGACGGCCGAAAAGATCGCCGGCCTGCCGCCCGCCTTCGAGGAAGAGGGCACCGTCACCGCTGCAAACGCCTCGCAGGTCTCCGACGGCGCTTCCGGGGTCCTGATTACGAGCCGTGAGTTCGCCGAGGAGCGGGGCCTCGAGATCATGGCGGAAATCGAGGATCACAACGTCGCCGGCGTCGACCCCACGGTGATGGGGATTGGACCCGTTCCGGCAGTCCGCGGAATCTGGGAGCGCAACGGCCGGTCGGCCGACGACTACGACCTCGTGGAACTCAACGAGGCCTTCGCGAGCCAGACGATCTACTGCCGGGACGAACTCGGCTTCGACGACGACAGCTTCAACGTCAACGGCGGGGCGATCGCCATCGGCCATCCGCTGGGTGCCTCCGGCGCACGCCTTCCCGTCACGCTGATCCACGAACTCCAGCGCCGGGGCGGCGGGCTGGGCCTCTCGACGATGTGCGTCGGCTACGGGCAAGGCGCGGCCGTCGAGTTCCGCGTGCCGGAGCGATCGGGTCGGCTCGAGTAG
- a CDS encoding 3-hydroxyacyl-CoA dehydrogenase family protein: MQVTVLGAGSMGHGIAQVSAMAGNDVVLRDIEAEFVENGLEGIRDNLQGGVDRDKLSESEMEETLERIEGTTDLEEAVADADLVVEAVPEDMDLKQEVFADVEAATDEDTVIASNTSSLSVTEMASALEHPERAVGLHFFNPPHLMDLVEIVIAEQTDERTEEFAVDYVRDIEKEDVVVRDTAGFATSRLGLALGLEAIRMVEQGVASPADIDEGMEIGYGHPMGPLELTDHVGLDVRLHIAEHLREELGERFKPPQSLRRKVRAGNLGKKSGEGYYVWEDGERVGMSGEWGDE, translated from the coding sequence ATGCAAGTCACGGTTCTCGGTGCGGGGAGTATGGGCCACGGAATCGCACAGGTGTCCGCGATGGCGGGCAACGACGTCGTGCTGCGCGACATCGAGGCGGAGTTCGTCGAAAACGGCCTCGAGGGGATCCGAGACAACCTCCAGGGCGGTGTCGACCGGGACAAACTCAGCGAGTCAGAGATGGAGGAAACCCTCGAGCGCATCGAGGGGACGACCGACCTCGAGGAAGCCGTCGCGGACGCCGATCTCGTCGTCGAGGCGGTGCCCGAGGACATGGACCTCAAACAGGAGGTGTTCGCGGACGTCGAAGCGGCGACCGACGAGGACACCGTCATCGCCTCGAACACCTCCTCGCTGTCGGTAACGGAGATGGCCAGCGCGCTCGAGCACCCCGAGCGGGCGGTGGGGCTGCACTTCTTCAACCCGCCGCATCTCATGGACCTGGTAGAGATCGTCATCGCCGAGCAGACGGACGAGCGCACCGAGGAGTTCGCCGTCGACTACGTCCGAGACATCGAAAAGGAAGATGTCGTCGTCCGGGACACGGCCGGCTTCGCCACCTCGCGACTCGGCCTCGCGCTGGGGCTCGAGGCGATCCGGATGGTCGAACAGGGCGTCGCCAGCCCGGCCGACATCGACGAGGGGATGGAAATCGGGTACGGTCACCCGATGGGACCCCTCGAGCTGACCGATCACGTCGGACTGGACGTGCGCCTGCACATCGCGGAGCACCTCCGCGAGGAACTGGGCGAGCGGTTCAAGCCGCCCCAGTCCCTGCGCCGGAAGGTCCGGGCGGGCAACCTCGGCAAGAAAAGCGGCGAGGGCTACTACGTCTGGGAGGACGGCGAGCGCGTCGGCATGAGCGGCGAGTGGGGCGACGAGTAG
- a CDS encoding HalOD1 output domain-containing protein: protein MSDRTEREIRHRQLDTDAQNPAIQIVEVVADIEDRGRAELPTMYDCIDGMLDELFSNPPAPESQMEVEFSYETYRITVEQNGAAKFVKTG from the coding sequence GTGTCAGATCGAACTGAGCGAGAGATCCGTCATCGACAGCTGGACACCGACGCGCAGAACCCAGCGATACAGATCGTCGAAGTCGTCGCGGACATCGAAGATCGAGGGCGCGCCGAGTTACCGACGATGTACGATTGCATCGACGGCATGCTCGACGAACTCTTTTCGAACCCGCCCGCACCGGAATCACAGATGGAAGTCGAGTTCAGCTACGAGACGTATCGGATCACCGTCGAACAGAACGGTGCCGCGAAATTCGTGAAAACGGGGTGA
- a CDS encoding Lrp/AsnC family transcriptional regulator → MSSLSGDWREAIDDVDAALIDGYQSGFPIEARPFRRVAADLGIEESAAVDRVRTLREAGIVRRFGAVLNPPVIGSSTLAAVRAPADRFDEISTVINEYRQVNHNYARDHEWNMWFVVTAGSREARDEILADIEARTGCDVLNLPMLTDYYIDLEFPVVNSDRFARESLARRTDSSATRISEEATGGLSAIEAELLLEIQEGFPLSATPYRDIAANVGYAVEDVLAAIERLLESGCLKRIGCVINHVVTGFDANCMVVWDVPDDDLDERGERAGELSYVTLCYHRPRRPEQEWPYNLFTMIHGRDPEAVDAKIDELAADYLPVDHERLYSTETLKQTGARYDELVGR, encoded by the coding sequence ATGAGTAGCCTGTCGGGGGACTGGCGCGAGGCCATCGACGACGTGGACGCGGCGCTGATCGACGGCTATCAGAGCGGCTTTCCGATCGAAGCGCGACCGTTCCGCCGCGTCGCCGCCGACCTCGGAATCGAGGAATCGGCGGCGGTCGACCGCGTCCGCACACTCCGGGAGGCGGGGATCGTCCGCCGGTTCGGTGCCGTCCTCAATCCCCCCGTGATCGGCTCGTCGACGCTCGCCGCGGTACGGGCGCCCGCGGACCGCTTCGACGAGATCTCGACCGTCATCAACGAGTATCGGCAAGTCAACCACAACTACGCCCGCGATCACGAGTGGAACATGTGGTTCGTCGTCACCGCCGGCTCGCGGGAAGCCCGCGACGAGATCCTCGCCGATATCGAGGCTCGAACCGGCTGTGACGTACTGAACTTGCCGATGCTGACCGACTACTACATCGACCTCGAGTTCCCCGTCGTCAATAGCGATCGGTTCGCGCGCGAGTCACTGGCGCGGCGTACCGACTCCTCGGCCACCCGGATCAGCGAGGAGGCCACGGGCGGTCTCTCCGCGATCGAGGCCGAACTCCTCCTCGAGATCCAGGAGGGGTTCCCGCTGTCGGCGACGCCGTATCGCGATATCGCCGCGAACGTGGGATACGCCGTCGAGGACGTGCTCGCGGCTATCGAACGCCTGCTCGAGAGCGGCTGTCTCAAGCGGATCGGCTGCGTGATCAACCACGTCGTGACGGGGTTCGATGCCAACTGCATGGTCGTCTGGGACGTCCCCGACGACGATCTCGACGAGCGGGGCGAGCGCGCGGGCGAACTCTCCTACGTGACGCTCTGTTACCACCGACCGCGCCGGCCCGAGCAGGAGTGGCCGTACAACCTGTTCACGATGATCCACGGTCGCGACCCCGAAGCCGTCGACGCAAAGATCGACGAACTCGCCGCCGACTACCTCCCCGTCGACCACGAGCGGCTCTACTCGACCGAGACGCTGAAGCAGACGGGCGCGCGCTATGACGAACTGGTCGGACGCTGA
- a CDS encoding anthranilate phosphoribosyltransferase, whose product MAHATQEFGDWPLKRLLTAVIGSGPKSADDMTREQAREAFQRILAGEPDETTLGAFWLANRWKRNIPTELAAYTDVMHEESIVTAEPECDPVDCGANYDGKHSSAVLGVGAGVVAAAAGTPIVVHSGDRVPTQKATAYKHVLDELDVRTELEPGESADMVDETGFGFYYQPNFNPGIQDLYDRRDQMGVRTFVNTIETIGNPANADVHLGSFYHLAFAKKLTDTITKSERLDYSRAIFFQGMEGYDDIRPGYTKVAEWDRDGDDGGDSFEDYEIETANYGMAMEAEDLEVDDVTADSASITEAVLSGDREGHFADAIALNGAFRMHARQDVDSLEDGLERAREVIADGSAEAVLEDLRAF is encoded by the coding sequence ATGGCGCACGCAACCCAGGAATTCGGCGACTGGCCGCTCAAGCGGCTGCTGACGGCAGTGATCGGCTCCGGCCCGAAGTCGGCCGACGACATGACCCGCGAACAGGCTCGAGAGGCGTTCCAGCGCATTCTGGCGGGCGAACCGGACGAGACGACGCTCGGCGCGTTCTGGCTGGCCAATCGCTGGAAGCGAAACATTCCGACGGAGCTGGCGGCCTACACCGACGTCATGCACGAGGAGTCGATCGTTACCGCCGAGCCGGAGTGCGATCCGGTCGACTGCGGGGCGAACTACGACGGCAAGCACAGCTCCGCCGTCCTCGGCGTCGGAGCCGGCGTCGTCGCCGCGGCCGCGGGCACCCCCATCGTCGTCCACTCCGGCGATCGGGTCCCGACGCAGAAAGCGACGGCGTACAAACACGTCCTCGACGAGCTCGACGTCCGAACCGAACTCGAGCCCGGCGAAAGCGCGGACATGGTCGACGAGACCGGCTTTGGCTTCTACTATCAGCCGAATTTCAACCCCGGGATACAGGACCTCTACGACCGGCGCGATCAGATGGGCGTCCGAACGTTCGTCAACACGATCGAAACGATCGGGAACCCGGCGAACGCCGACGTTCACCTGGGCTCGTTCTACCACCTCGCGTTCGCGAAGAAGCTGACCGACACGATCACCAAGAGCGAGCGACTCGACTACTCGCGGGCCATCTTCTTCCAGGGAATGGAGGGCTACGACGACATCCGGCCCGGATATACGAAGGTCGCGGAGTGGGATCGAGACGGCGACGACGGTGGGGATTCCTTCGAGGACTACGAGATTGAAACCGCGAACTACGGCATGGCCATGGAGGCCGAAGACCTCGAGGTCGACGACGTGACGGCCGATTCCGCGTCGATCACCGAGGCCGTCCTCAGCGGTGACCGCGAGGGACACTTCGCCGACGCCATCGCCCTCAACGGCGCGTTCCGGATGCACGCCCGCCAGGATGTCGACAGCCTCGAGGACGGACTCGAGCGGGCACGCGAGGTCATTGCCGACGGCAGTGCGGAAGCCGTGCTCGAAGACCTCCGGGCGTTCTGA
- a CDS encoding enoyl-CoA hydratase/isomerase family protein, with product MDQSFDTVLVEYDDERGVGTITMNRPDALNALNGQLRDDIIAGLESLEERNEDADGVALRAVVLEGAGEKAFCAGADIGGFSDESAGGTSARTHYDFIRDFPTPVIAKIDGYCLGGGLETALACDFRLASEGSTFGFPEVNLGILPGAGGVQYVEKLAGPAVAKELAMTGKHISAERAGDEGIVNHVYADDEFEDEVDEFVTELAGQAPLAIQGIKKSADMAVHSGLEEGLAYDRSLFQELLKTEDHAEGAAAFSEDREPEFEGK from the coding sequence ATGGACCAATCTTTCGATACTGTCCTGGTAGAATATGACGACGAGCGCGGCGTCGGCACGATCACGATGAACCGGCCGGACGCGTTGAACGCGCTGAACGGCCAGCTCAGAGACGACATCATCGCGGGGCTCGAGTCCCTCGAGGAACGGAACGAGGACGCCGACGGCGTCGCGCTGCGCGCCGTGGTGCTCGAGGGTGCCGGCGAGAAGGCCTTCTGTGCGGGGGCGGACATCGGTGGCTTCTCCGACGAGTCGGCCGGCGGCACCTCGGCCAGAACTCACTATGACTTCATCAGGGACTTCCCGACCCCGGTCATCGCGAAGATTGACGGCTACTGTCTGGGCGGCGGCCTCGAGACCGCGCTGGCCTGTGACTTCCGACTGGCCAGCGAGGGCAGCACGTTCGGCTTCCCCGAAGTGAATCTCGGCATCCTCCCCGGTGCCGGCGGCGTCCAGTACGTCGAGAAACTGGCCGGTCCCGCCGTCGCGAAGGAACTCGCGATGACCGGGAAACACATCTCTGCGGAACGAGCCGGTGACGAAGGGATCGTCAATCACGTCTACGCCGACGATGAGTTTGAGGACGAGGTCGACGAATTCGTCACCGAACTCGCCGGACAGGCACCGCTGGCGATCCAGGGGATCAAGAAGTCCGCGGATATGGCCGTTCACTCCGGGCTCGAGGAGGGGCTGGCGTACGACCGATCGCTCTTCCAAGAGCTGCTCAAGACGGAAGACCACGCGGAAGGCGCGGCGGCGTTCAGCGAGGACCGCGAGCCCGAGTTCGAAGGGAAGTAA
- a CDS encoding 3-hydroxyacyl-CoA dehydrogenase family protein, with translation MAQQSAAVVGGGIMGAGIAQVLARNGYEVAVREINEELADEARERVISGNYGLEDAVEGGYLSEDEKEAVLERMTFTTDLDAATDGTDFTIEAVTENLAIKGQVFRDLDEVTDDQPLYSNTSGFAVTSIANAVSDPSRVAVTHFFNPVAVMDMVEIVQAPETDEAVVERAEELIDELGKTRVTIDDDPGSYGFLANRCHAAMREEAQKIVDEGIATEEQVDKALEDGYNLPVGPFSLAGIGEEWD, from the coding sequence ATGGCACAACAGAGCGCTGCCGTCGTCGGCGGCGGCATCATGGGCGCCGGTATCGCACAGGTACTCGCACGGAACGGCTACGAGGTGGCCGTCCGCGAGATCAACGAGGAACTGGCCGACGAGGCGCGCGAACGCGTAATCTCGGGCAACTACGGGCTCGAGGACGCCGTCGAAGGCGGCTATCTCTCCGAGGACGAGAAAGAGGCGGTGCTCGAGCGGATGACGTTCACGACGGACCTCGACGCGGCGACCGACGGGACCGACTTCACGATCGAGGCGGTGACGGAGAATCTCGCGATCAAGGGACAGGTCTTCCGCGACCTGGACGAGGTCACGGACGACCAGCCGCTATACTCGAACACGAGCGGCTTCGCGGTGACCTCGATCGCCAACGCCGTCTCCGACCCGTCTCGAGTCGCGGTGACGCACTTCTTCAACCCCGTCGCCGTCATGGACATGGTCGAGATCGTGCAAGCGCCCGAGACCGACGAGGCCGTCGTCGAGCGCGCCGAGGAGCTGATTGACGAACTCGGAAAAACACGTGTTACCATCGACGACGACCCCGGTTCCTACGGTTTCCTCGCCAACCGCTGTCACGCGGCGATGCGCGAGGAGGCCCAGAAGATCGTCGACGAGGGCATCGCCACGGAGGAACAGGTCGACAAGGCGCTCGAGGACGGGTACAACCTCCCCGTCGGCCCGTTCTCGCTGGCCGGCATCGGTGAGGAGTGGGACTGA
- a CDS encoding APC family permease — protein sequence MSGVTDGDGETLSSSIGIFGVLALLVGNAISVPIFVLPGPLAGTAGPALVLAITLAAIPAGFVVLYNALLGSAMPVAGGLYVYISRLTAPYWGFLVPFTIPLVAWASLLITATGFAEYTRIFFDVPSMWLIYVLLGFVLLVNVVGLRVVAQVQIVFFVGLVVSLLTFIVPGAAAIETANYTPFFPDYGGFGLAVVALFYPFLGFGLLIELGEEIDDPGRTIPLVLGLGIGIVVLFYVGLIAVLVGVVPYVELGNEADLAHAASRFLPWWGEYVVAAGAIFAVVTTVNTTLLVFSRTLMRASRDGILPASLSRIHPRFDTPHYAVAVLGVPPFALVPLADEIVGLSVFIGLASLTAYFFCAIGLWNLPREFPAHYANAPFRLRRYRGLLLAVLGGGVATGAFWLVTLLQRPVVGVVLIGWFGVAYVYYRYRLAKTDRIETYRTMTTLDVHERVEESEAQRASGDASGDTPGANAGESGN from the coding sequence ATGAGCGGGGTCACCGACGGCGACGGGGAGACGCTCTCCTCGAGCATCGGCATCTTTGGGGTGCTAGCGCTCCTGGTCGGGAACGCGATTTCGGTCCCGATATTCGTCTTGCCGGGACCGCTGGCGGGAACCGCGGGGCCGGCGCTCGTTCTGGCGATCACGCTCGCAGCGATCCCGGCCGGGTTCGTCGTCCTGTACAACGCCTTGCTCGGCTCAGCGATGCCGGTCGCCGGCGGCCTGTACGTCTATATTTCTCGGCTCACGGCCCCCTACTGGGGGTTTCTGGTCCCGTTCACGATCCCCCTCGTCGCGTGGGCGTCGTTGCTCATTACGGCGACCGGCTTCGCCGAGTACACCCGAATCTTCTTCGACGTGCCGTCGATGTGGCTCATCTACGTCCTGCTCGGGTTCGTCTTGCTCGTCAACGTCGTCGGGCTCAGGGTCGTCGCACAGGTGCAGATCGTCTTTTTCGTCGGTCTCGTCGTCTCACTCCTGACGTTCATCGTCCCCGGAGCGGCCGCGATCGAGACCGCCAATTACACCCCGTTCTTCCCGGATTACGGCGGGTTCGGGCTCGCAGTCGTCGCGCTGTTCTACCCGTTCCTCGGATTCGGGTTACTGATCGAACTCGGGGAGGAGATAGACGACCCCGGACGAACGATCCCGCTCGTACTGGGACTCGGTATTGGTATCGTCGTGCTGTTTTACGTGGGGTTGATCGCCGTCCTTGTCGGGGTCGTTCCGTATGTGGAACTGGGGAACGAGGCCGATCTCGCGCACGCCGCCTCGAGATTCCTCCCCTGGTGGGGCGAGTACGTCGTCGCCGCCGGCGCGATCTTCGCGGTCGTCACCACGGTGAATACGACGCTGCTCGTCTTCTCCCGGACACTCATGCGCGCGAGCCGTGACGGCATTCTCCCGGCGTCGCTCTCCCGGATTCACCCCCGGTTCGACACGCCCCATTACGCGGTCGCCGTGCTCGGCGTCCCGCCGTTCGCGCTCGTTCCCCTCGCGGACGAAATCGTCGGACTCTCCGTGTTCATCGGCCTTGCCAGTCTCACGGCGTACTTTTTCTGTGCCATCGGCCTCTGGAACCTGCCGCGGGAGTTCCCGGCACACTACGCCAACGCCCCGTTTCGACTCCGCCGATACCGCGGGCTCCTCCTCGCGGTGCTGGGCGGGGGAGTCGCCACCGGCGCGTTCTGGCTGGTCACGCTCCTCCAGCGACCCGTCGTCGGCGTGGTCCTCATCGGCTGGTTCGGCGTCGCGTACGTCTACTACCGATACCGACTCGCCAAGACCGACCGGATCGAAACCTACCGAACGATGACCACGCTCGACGTCCACGAGCGCGTCGAGGAGAGCGAGGCCCAACGCGCCTCGGGTGACGCGAGCGGGGACACCCCGGGAGCGAACGCCGGTGAGAGTGGTAACTGA